The DNA sequence GTATTTTCGAGTGTATAGATTCTGTCTTATACAGCACAGGTTTATTTGTGTTAATCGTGTTCCCTTTACTGCATATAGAATTTAGTTTTTGTCGACTTGGAAAGCAAATGACCTCAGCTTGCAGTTATCAGTATGAAGATACATCAATCTTCCCCATTTGGAGAAAAGGGGGAGTCTTTAAAGTCTAAATCACTTAAATTCAATAACTGCAGTCACAGATAATGATATTCTGTCACGCTATTCTAGGCTGACCTTGAAAGTGGAAATTAGGCAAAGTGATGTTTATGCGTGATTAGTTTCCACTTCAGTGCCCTGACCTTTTTGATTAACTTGCTGAATGAAGATTAAATCTACTTGATTGCTTTGACAACTTCAGCAGCACAAGAGAGGCTTGAATCTAATGGTTATATTTATCAGGGCAAATATGTTCTTGTTGAAACAGTGTGTGCCACAATGATTCAAACAGGTTTGCCTTGCCGACCTTTGTCATTTTAATAGAAGTAACCATAAAAATTATTCTCCTGCTGATATAAAATTAGATGATTTAAAGGTAAAATACACACTTACTACTTGTTTTGATTTCGTTGAGAGGTACTTGCAGTGTGAAGTTAGTGAGTTGGCATTTGATTATAAATATTCATCTTTAACTCTTTATTTATCTTAAAATGCACAAATCCAGACaatcaaataaaatgtgaagTGGAATTTTCTCATGTTTATCTTAATTTGTATTGCTCATTGctgttctcctcctcttctctgaaAGATACCAGTCCATCTCCTCTGAAGACTATGAATCTGAAGGGACATACAGTGATGAGAGGGCCTCTGCTGGTGAGGCTTCAGAGAGCACCACCCTCCATATCTTCTCCCCAAAGCACAGGTCTGAAATCCCAAGAGAACTCCACATATCTGAATCCCAGGACGAGGCTTACTGTGTGGAGCTGGACAGTGATACTAAGGTTTCCAAAGGACCCCAGTTGCTTTGCACCGAGCTACATACTTCCTCGTCTGATGCTCGAAGTGGTCAGGGGCCCAttttgaagacaaatgatgacaaaatgcAGCGATGCTTCTCCTCAGGTGAAATGGTGGAGCTCCAGGTGTCCATGGCTGAGCAAACCTTGGATGATTTGGGTTGCACCTCTCTTGGAAGCGCTCGTGGGTTTGAAGGGGAAATCTCAAGCAGAGAAGCTATTGAGAACATCAATACCACCATCACCACATCACACTATGTGCCATCTTCTCTCAGACAGCCGCTCAGCCAGCATGGAGTGGTCATCTCACCCTCGATGCAGGGGCAAGTAGAGGTAATTTTTCAGCAGCCGGGAGCAGGGAGGGGCATCCTGAGCGTGGGTGGCCCCAGGGTCAGTGAAAGTGTTGGAACCCAaagtgaaggagaagaaggaggaggagggtactGTGAGGGTGTCCCTGGGTCCTTTAGTGTCTCATTTGAAATTCACCCAGAAGACGCAACAGCAGCAGATGAGCAGGACTCGGATTCTGAGGGGGATCAAGATAAACCAAACAAGCATCGGGCTAGGCATGCCAGTAAGTACAATTGGAGCATTTTCATTTGTATTATCCCCATGTGCATTCTGTGACTTTGTGCTCCTGAGCGTGAGTGTAATAAGGATCAATTCTTTAAGGGGTAGTCTGCAACGCTCAATTACATTTGTCAACATGTGTGCATTCCAAAGCCTGATTTCAAAGTGTGTGTCCGCCTTAAAATAGAGCCTCTCACTGCAGTTGGAGGAGGGTGCTCATTCCTTTGAATGGAAGTAGATACATCCGGGTCTAGCCTGAACTGTGGTAGAACCAAAGTGATAGTAGGGAGATACCATGAAGATGTGACATTCTACAATGTAAAGTGTCAAAAAAATAGGGTTACAAAGACACTGAATTGATCATATGCAAGAAAATGCTGCACCTTCTAAAAAACTATCCTTTTGAAGAGGCATGATGGTGAATATAGATACTAAGGCGTTCCTCTGAGCTGTGTGGAAGACATAAATATAACACCAGCACGCTGATGATGCCTGCAGAAGTGGCCCTTTGACAGACACCAGCATGTGCTCCCTTAGACCGTTACCTGATCCTTTCAAACTGGGTGCTTTAACTGAGCTAAAAAGTGAGTCTGTTGCTCACTCCCGCTGTCTCCTGTACCTTCAGGTTAGTCTTACAAGAATATGAAAAACTAAGCCTGCTTGTTGTTTATATTGTAGCCTGACATTATTGGATGTTTGAGATGGGTTTTATCGTGTAACGTCTGTTATTAGATTGGCCCATGTGTCAGCAAATGTGATAGATTTAAAAAGGgcagggttttgtttttttaagtggaCAGCTTGTCAACTGACAGATACGGACTGGTAAAGACGCTCCAGTCCTGGTGAATTTATTGCATCCAGGCTATCTTTAGTCTTGCTCAGTTCCTATTCGTGAGCAACTGATTTAATATAGTGCATTGTCTGTGAACAAATGAGAACATTAGACACGGGTCAGAGAATTTCAACATTGCTTTATGGGTTGATGTTTTATGTTCAGCTGAATGACCACAACTGGAGTAGCACAATCGCAAATGTCTAGCAATAGATGGATAAATATTACACATGGACTAAGAATATACTACGTGTATCATTTCTTCTGTGATTTAAACAGTTAATTGCTTAGTTTACAGTCCAATGATGCAAGTTCAGATTAGTTCAACCACAGTCAAGAAGCTTTAATAGTTTGTTGTCATATCTGGTTGTGCTTCTTCTATTTGcatttgatgtatttttatacAGTTGATATCtctgtgtctttgtcattttgcaagCTGGAATTAATTGCTTTGCACCTTGCctttgttttgaaatgtaattttgtcaTCTGTCACCAAGTTACTTGCGCAAATTCTGCCAGTGAGTTGTTAATCAAGATACagtttattttgtaattcaAATTCAGGGTGAGCATGTTGCAAAACCAGCTTTCCACGTTTAGAATTTTCAGTAATTTCATTAATTACTTGAGCAATGCAATACTATGTGCAAGGACTGCCTTGAGCCTGTCCTTAAGTAAGCGATCAAAGAGCggaaaagttcaaacaaaatttgtattaattGAGGTCGAGGGAACACTGTTGCAGTAATTGAAAGTTGTTGATTTTTTAAACGTAAACATGCAGATTTAAATGCTTtgatgttttatcttttttgtaaGTTATTAATACCTTTAATTTCAGAGGGAATTTGTcaaagatatatattttttaaaaatttgcaattAAGGATCCTTTTACAAACCCACTCTAAACACagaactttctcttttctttctctgcacaGGGCTCAGGCGTAGCGAGAGTCTGTCTGAGAAACAGGTGAAGGAGGCCAAGTCCAAATGTAAACGTATTGCTCTGCTTCTTACGGCCGCTCCACCCAACCCCAATAACAAGGGGGTTTTGATGTTCAAGAAGCATCGTCAGAGGGTCAAGAAATACACACTTGTAAGCTACGGCACAGGAGAAGACGAGCCAACTTGCAGCGACGAAGAGGACGAGGACAACGGAGACGACAAGAAAGAAACTTCAACTGTTGAATTTACCTTTGTAGCTTCTACTGATTCTGAAATAGACAAGCATTTTCTCACTAATGCCAACAATAGCAAAGGAGTGCTAACTTTAAACTGGGACAAAGGTCTCCTTGAAATTGAAAGGAGCTTGAACAACCAAACAGAGATGGAGTGTTTGCCTGAAACCAAAGGAAAGGGTGCCCTCATGTTTGCCCAGCGGCGTCAGAGAATGGATGAGATTTCTGCTGAGCACGATGAGCTTAGGCGCCAAGGGATGCCCGTTGAAGGAGTGCAGGAGGTTGAAAAGAAGGTGATGGAGCACTCCTACATACAGTCCGCAACAGAGGGCCATGCTTACATGGATGTAAATATACACCAACAAAGCCAACAACAGTACCAGCAATATCAAGAACAACAGTACTATGAGCAACAACAGAACTatcaacagcagcaacaataccaacagcaacagcaataccaacagcagcaacaataccaacaacaatatcagcagcagcagcagtatgaGCAAAGGCATTATCAGCAACAGCAAATTTATCAGCAGCAGCAAGAATATCATCAAGAGCAACAGCAAATGCAGCACTATTCAACAAACATCAATGGCACAGTGCAACATCAAACCAATGAAATGCAGAGTTCTTTCAGTAATCGTACTGCAAAGCCAttcacagcagaaaacatgGTGGCTATCCCTTATTCTCATGCAATGAGTGGGACCAATCAAGAGTCTGTTGGTCAAGGAGAGCAGATAGCATCCCGTGATGAGCGCATTTCGACTCCCGCAATTAGGACAGGCATTTTGTTGGATACAAGGAGAAAGACTACTGGCAAACCAATGTTCACTTTTAAAGATGCCCCAAAAGTATCACCTAACCCAGCACTGCTGAATCTCCTCAACAGGAGCGACAAAAAGTTGGGTTTTGAGTCAGGACCTGAGGAAGACTACCTTAGCCTTGGGGCTGAGGCTTGTAATTTTCTCCAATCTCAGCGAGTTAAACACAAGACTCCTCCACCAGTTGCCCCAAAGCCTGTGATCAATCCCAACTCTCCTCCTTGGTCTCCGCAGATAGAGGCGACCAACCAGGACATGCCTCAGTGTGCTGAAAATAGTCTGTCCACACCTGCTGTAGCCCCCACCGCAGAGGCTACTCCTGCTCCAGATCTAGAGCCAACCCCTGCACCTGCCCCTGAGCCCTCTCCCCCTCCTGCCCAGCCGGAGACTCTTGCCAGCACCACCCCAGGGGAACAACAAACATGGACTCTTCCAGAGCCTGAATCTCAGCAACAGCCTCCGCAAGCGGCAGCTCAGGAGGCAAATGGCCATATGAATTCTACTTTGCAGCCTGAGTCCTCTCCTGTGACTTCCTGGggtgcagcacaaacacaagaaCAACAGCCACCTCCCAATTCTTGGCATCCAGCTCAGGTACATTCACAGGCACCACCTCCAAGTGAGTCTCCCCCACAGCCACCTTGGGTGACACGTCAGCCTCCTCAGAACCAAGTACAGCTTCAACCCCCAACAAATACTTGGAGCTCTCAAGTACAACCTACCTGGGCTCAACCTCATGAGCAGCCACAGTCCCAGCAGCAAGTTCAGCCACC is a window from the Acanthochromis polyacanthus isolate Apoly-LR-REF ecotype Palm Island chromosome 23, KAUST_Apoly_ChrSc, whole genome shotgun sequence genome containing:
- the LOC110966433 gene encoding synaptopodin-2 isoform X2, producing MGTGDYICVTLRGGAPWGFTLREGERDTYRPFIVSQVEDDGRAFQAGIQEGDEVVSVNGEPCADLTLLEAFDLIDTSIDCLQLLLKRYQSISSEDYESEGTYSDERASAGEASESTTLHIFSPKHRSEIPRELHISESQDEAYCVELDSDTKVSKGPQLLCTELHTSSSDARSGQGPILKTNDDKMQRCFSSGEMVELQVSMAEQTLDDLGCTSLGSARGFEGEISSREAIENINTTITTSHYVPSSLRQPLSQHGVVISPSMQGQVEVIFQQPGAGRGILSVGGPRVSESVGTQSEGEEGGGGYCEGVPGSFSVSFEIHPEDATAADEQDSDSEGDQDKPNKHRARHARLRRSESLSEKQVKEAKSKCKRIALLLTAAPPNPNNKGVLMFKKHRQRVKKYTLVSYGTGEDEPTCSDEEDEDNGDDKKETSTVEFTFVASTDSEIDKHFLTNANNSKGVLTLNWDKGLLEIERSLNNQTEMECLPETKGKGALMFAQRRQRMDEISAEHDELRRQGMPVEGVQEVEKKVMEHSYIQSATEGHAYMDVNIHQQSQQQYQQYQEQQYYEQQQNYQQQQQYQQQQQYQQQQQYQQQYQQQQQYEQRHYQQQQIYQQQQEYHQEQQQMQHYSTNINGTVQHQTNEMQSSFSNRTAKPFTAENMVAIPYSHAMSGTNQESVGQGEQIASRDERISTPAIRTGILLDTRRKTTGKPMFTFKDAPKVSPNPALLNLLNRSDKKLGFESGPEEDYLSLGAEACNFLQSQRVKHKTPPPVAPKPVINPNSPPWSPQIEATNQDMPQCAENSLSTPAVAPTAEATPAPDLEPTPAPAPEPSPPPAQPETLASTTPGEQQTWTLPEPESQQQPPQAAAQEANGHMNSTLQPESSPVTSWGAAQTQEQQPPPNSWHPAQVHSQAPPPSESPPQPPWVTRQPPQNQVQLQPPTNTWSSQVQPTWAQPHEQPQSQQQVQPPWTHPNEQAHRHQMQPTWGQAQEPVQPQPQIPWTQPSQTDSQPQPPWVQQPQKQSQAQPPWAQQVQPESQPQPPWAQQPQPQHQAPQQTWQQPQAPGQPQPPWASIQPQQSQQPSINAWPPSQTQAQAQPPWMQVVQPQPQANLNPWTPVPAQAQSQPSWAQQPPEHGQHHMNAWAQEQHQTQHHAQHQAQHQAHQQAQHQVQPQAPWAQPVPPQPSPQPNWQQPTSKSPPINTWPPAQTQPQTPVNTWTPQSQQAPVNVSMSTVNTRPSPKPWLQPQNAPQSRTPPSPPQRMHSFTIRQRASSPINPMATVLNPSSQGSAFEMPAVRGKGADMFAKRQSRMEKFVVDSETVEANKVVRSTSPAASLPNEWKYTPNAVGRSYSLSPPARVPFTGQKSASASSSPRPLAQAPITPQARQTSWMEKGHKPPTPWEAASRHPFGLVDEAFAFQNLQQTLASNVRLAAQRKMLPEPPAEWKAGVPYRGPQKTGSQTWSQSQSRSQTRAPLPSFLSPTRSPVSTPVSHAGYRSLPRQWQPQKPVMHANPRPSVSLSECQRPLGRQNYKSVYTSNTWSWRR
- the LOC110966433 gene encoding synaptopodin-2 isoform X1 — translated: MGTGDYICVTLRGGAPWGFTLREGERDTYRPFIVSQVEDDGRAFQAGIQEGDEVVSVNGEPCADLTLLEAFDLIDTSIDCLQLLLKRYQSISSEDYESEGTYSDERASAGEASESTTLHIFSPKHRSEIPRELHISESQDEAYCVELDSDTKVSKGPQLLCTELHTSSSDARSGQGPILKTNDDKMQRCFSSGEMVELQVSMAEQTLDDLGCTSLGSARGFEGEISSREAIENINTTITTSHYVPSSLRQPLSQHGVVISPSMQGQVEVIFQQPGAGRGILSVGGPRVSESVGTQSEGEEGGGGYCEGVPGSFSVSFEIHPEDATAADEQDSDSEGDQDKPNKHRARHARLRRSESLSEKQVKEAKSKCKRIALLLTAAPPNPNNKGVLMFKKHRQRVKKYTLVSYGTGEDEPTCSDEEDEDNGDDKKETSTVEFTFVASTDSEIDKHFLTNANNSKGVLTLNWDKGLLEIERSLNNQTEMECLPETKGKGALMFAQRRQRMDEISAEHDELRRQGMPVEGVQEVEKKVMEHSYIQSATEGHAYMDVNIHQQSQQQYQQYQEQQYYEQQQNYQQQQQYQQQQQYQQQQQYQQQYQQQQQYEQRHYQQQQIYQQQQEYHQEQQQMQHYSTNINGTVQHQTNEMQSSFSNRTAKPFTAENMVAIPYSHAMSGTNQESVGQGEQIASRDERISTPAIRTGILLDTRRKTTGKPMFTFKDAPKVSPNPALLNLLNRSDKKLGFESGPEEDYLSLGAEACNFLQSQRVKHKTPPPVAPKPVINPNSPPWSPQIEATNQDMPQCAENSLSTPAVAPTAEATPAPDLEPTPAPAPEPSPPPAQPETLASTTPGEQQTWTLPEPESQQQPPQAAAQEANGHMNSTLQPESSPVTSWGAAQTQEQQPPPNSWHPAQVHSQAPPPSESPPQPPWVTRQPPQNQVQLQPPTNTWSSQVQPTWAQPHEQPQSQQQVQPPWTHPNEQAHRHQMQPTWGQAQEPVQPQPQIPWTQPSQTDSQPQPPWVQQPQKQSQAQPPWAQQVQPESQPQPPWAQQPQPQHQAPQQTWQQPQAPGQPQPPWASIQPQQSQQPSINAWPPSQTQAQAQPPWMQVVQPQPQANLNPWTPVPAQAQSQPSWAQQPPEHGQHHMNAWAQEQHQTQHHAQHQAQHQAHQQAQHQVQPQAPWAQPVPPQPSPQPNWQQPTSKSPPINTWPPAQTQPQTPVNTWTPQSQQAPVNVSMSTVNTRPSPKPWLQPQNAPQSRTPPSPPQRMHSFTIRQRASSPINPMATVLNPSSQGSAFEMPAVRGKGADMFAKRQSRMEKFVVDSETVEANKVVRSTSPAASLPNEWKYTPNVRAPPPRAYNPIQSPSYPPAATKQHPSSSTSTKAKKKDKEKPAPAPKPLNVIDVMKHQPYQLNSSLFIFGPGAEATKPAPPKPSISPPNPPVDNQPVTYEQMAPVQPAGPFGAPYPQQTYGMPMQPMMHDGHYQQPQANVYPPPNPYQQPPGGPYQQAYNQQYQQPAPPAYHPQAPQSPNNPYQQALPAAYQPANSPPYLATPSAPYQPQPASSYIAPSFPVAARPESTSGGNTATAPKPKFTAKKSSAQVWKPTVADKE
- the LOC110966433 gene encoding synaptopodin-2 isoform X3 yields the protein MGTGDYICVTLRGGAPWGFTLREGERDTYRPFIVSQVEDDGRAFQAGIQEGDEVVSVNGEPCADLTLLEAFDLIDTSIDCLQLLLKRYQSISSEDYESEGTYSDERASAGEASESTTLHIFSPKHRSEIPRELHISESQDEAYCVELDSDTKVSKGPQLLCTELHTSSSDARSGQGPILKTNDDKMQRCFSSGEMVELQVSMAEQTLDDLGCTSLGSARGFEGEISSREAIENINTTITTSHYVPSSLRQPLSQHGVVISPSMQGQVEVIFQQPGAGRGILSVGGPRVSESVGTQSEGEEGGGGYCEGVPGSFSVSFEIHPEDATAADEQDSDSEGDQDKPNKHRARHARLRRSESLSEKQVKEAKSKCKRIALLLTAAPPNPNNKGVLMFKKHRQRVKKYTLVSYGTGEDEPTCSDEEDEDNGDDKKETSTVEFTFVASTDSEIDKHFLTNANNSKGVLTLNWDKGLLEIERSLNNQTEMECLPETKGKGALMFAQRRQRMDEISAEHDELRRQGMPVEGVQEVEKKVMEHSYIQSATEGHAYMDVNIHQQSQQQYQQYQEQQYYEQQQNYQQQQQYQQQQQYQQQQQYQQQYQQQQQYEQRHYQQQQIYQQQQEYHQEQQQMQHYSTNINGTVQHQTNEMQSSFSNRTAKPFTAENMVAIPYSHAMSGTNQESVGQGEQIASRDERISTPAIRTGILLDTRRKTTGKPMFTFKDAPKVSPNPALLNLLNRSDKKLGFESGPEEDYLSLGAEACNFLQSQRVKHKTPPPVAPKPVINPNSPPWSPQIEATNQDMPQCAENSLSTPAVAPTAEATPAPDLEPTPAPAPEPSPPPAQPETLASTTPGEQQTWTLPEPESQQQPPQAAAQEANGHMNSTLQPESSPVTSWGAAQTQEQQPPPNSWHPAQVHSQAPPPSESPPQPPWVTRQPPQNQVQLQPPTNTWSSQVQPTWAQPHEQPQSQQQVQPPWTHPNEQAHRHQMQPTWGQAQEPVQPQPQIPWTQPSQTDSQPQPPWVQQPQKQSQAQPPWAQQVQPESQPQPPWAQQPQPQHQAPQQTWQQPQAPGQPQPPWASIQPQQSQQPSINAWPPSQTQAQAQPPWMQVVQPQPQANLNPWTPVPAQAQSQPSWAQQPPEHGQHHMNAWAQEQHQTQHHAQHQAQHQAHQQAQHQVQPQAPWAQPVPPQPSPQPNWQQPTSKSPPINTWPPAQTQPQTPVNTWTPQSQQAPVNVSMSTVNTRPSPKPWLQPQNAPQSRTPPSPPQRMHSFTIRQRASSPINPMATVLNPSSQGSAFEMPAVRGKGADMFAKRQSRMEKFVVDSETVEANKAVGRSYSLSPPARVPFTGQKSASASSSPRPLAQAPITPQARQTSWMEKGHKPPTPWEAASRHPFGLVDEAFAFQNLQQTLASNVRLAAQRKMLPEPPAEWKAGVPYRGPQKTGSQTWSQSQSRSQTRAPLPSFLSPTRSPVSTPVSHAGYRSLPRQWQPQKPVMHANPRPSVSLSECQRPLGRQNYKSVYTSNTWSWRR